DNA sequence from the Nicotiana tomentosiformis chromosome 3, ASM39032v3, whole genome shotgun sequence genome:
AAATATTGCACAAAAAAGTCATACTATAAGTCACAAATTAGttataattaaaatttgaaagaCTTTTAGGTGTTGTTTGATGCAAACGATAAGGATAATAATCCCGAGATATAATTCGGGGATTGTATTTATCTCATATTTGATTGTAGGTTTAACTAATCTTGAGATAAATTTTACATCAAAATGGTGGAGTTAGCTATCCCATATAGAACGTGGGATAGCTAATCCCATGGGATGTGATATCCTTGTTTATCCCACCATTGTACCAAATAACCCCTTAATGGTCAGTTGGTTCGAACACTAGTTATGCTGGGTTAGTAAtatatgtattagttatacaaaGATTAATTATACAAGAATTGGTTATACGGTCATTGCAGGATTTAATTATATAGGGATTAGTTAAGCAGAGATTAATTATGAAAGAATTAGTTATGTAAGATTTAATTACATGAGAATTAGTTATCTAGAGATTAGTTATAGAGTCATTGCAGGATTTAATTATATAGGGATTAGTTATGCAAAGATTAATTATGGAAGGATTAGTTATGTAAGAATTAGTCATGTAGAGATTAGTAATATAGATATGTAATTcgagtattatttattatttgtctAGTTTATTCTATTAAAATTATTAGTATAATTTAGgtatctttttaaaaaaatagaggGTAttctccctcccctcccccctctTTCTATCTTGTTTTTTTCTTTGTTAGTTTGCTTTCATTTCTTTAAAGTGGCCAGATGGGCCATCAACCAGGTGTCAAAAATGTAATTGACTTTCATTCACCTTTTGTTGGTTGTAACTCATGCATTGTAAAAAATTGAGTTACTATCCTAAAATTCGCCTAAATTATACAATTTTTGTTGGTTGTCCATCTAAACTATCGCCTATTCCTGAAAACATCTTGAACTATATCCCCTTCATAATAAAACCCCCTCGTAGCTTATGTGGCATAATGTGTGTAACAAATTGCCCAAGAGCGCGTGAAGACTAAAAAAACCATTAAAATGGCCCATCTGGCAGTGTCTAACGGCTAATTAGCTCTTCTTTTTTAAagatttctttttgttttttcctctttttctttatatttcaccttcctcatttttttaccTTCATTTTTTTTTACCTTCTTCTGTATTTCTTCATCTGAATCCATATGAAATTCTCTCTCTTATTATTTGAATTTATTTCTCATCTTTCTCCTTTTATCCATCATTCCTTAcctaaatttatttgaaagaaggaaCACCCTTTCAAGTATTTGTAGAGCATGAAGTTTAATGGCTTTCAAGAAATTAGGGAACACGGATATAGGACTTGTGTGTAACTATCTTCTTTAACAATTTAGGTATCCCCTTTCAACAATCTTCAGAATTTAGGTATGTCAAAATCCTAATCTCCTATACTGATTTAGGAGCAGAAACTCTAGTTTTTATCCCGATTTTCGAACAGAAGCAAGAATAGAAGAATCATCGAGGTTAGAATCAAGATTAATGGAGAAAATCACTACTGAGAGATTAGTGTAGTCATTCTCTAATGAGAGCAAAAGAGCAAAGTCTCCGATGAGAGCAAAGAGAAAATGAGTTTTTTTTACAATTAACCCACTAATTTTAACCCTAGCCCCCTTTTCTATTTTTATCATGTAATTTTTTACAATGGAATAATAAAGAGTATTAAAATCTTAATTAAGTCTGTTTTTTAGATTAAGCTAAACAAATATCCACGTAGATTACCATATGgcagattttaaaaataatttggggAGTGTATTATACTTACTAGTAAAAAAGCGACGAGAGGTTTTTATTATGAAGGGGGATATAGTTTAGGGGGTTTTCAGGAACATGTGATAATTTAGGTAGGCAACTGACAAATGTTGTATAATTTAGGCGGATTTTAAGGTATTAACTCTAAAAAAATTACCTAAATAGCCGTTCATTCAAtcaattaaactaaaaatagtcggcTAATATATAATATAcgtaaaatcccaaaatttgtCTACAAAGCTAGGCTTCATAGATCCACTGTGATTATGTGGGGGTGTTTGACAGTTAAAAGTTAATGCACAACCCCAGTAGGCCAATCCAGCCTTGTAGTCTTGAGTTGTCTTTTCGGCCTTCGCGTTTCAGTTGTCATTGATTCTAGGAAAGTTTAGGGAGTAGGGACCATGGCATATTTGCAATTCAAAGATGAAGTCGGCGGAACATGGTCCTTTTTATTAGCTTTGGCAGTGATTTTGTTGGGGGTTGTAATAAAATTTTCGTATTAATAGTTAAAACGAAATTATATATAAGATCTAAATATTTTTAACGATGTAAAATCTTTCGAAAAAATCGTGCAAACAAAATATATACTCTTCTTTGAGTTGTTTTAACTCAACAGACCAACTTAAATATAGCCTCTCAAAGACATTACTACACAGGCCAGATACTGATAGACCaaaatttcttgaaaaataaatggtACTATTTGAGTATATGTGAAGGTTGCTGTCTTTATTTTCAGCAGGGCATTGCAATGCTGCCCTGCCCTTGAAGGGGTAGGAATTGCTTAAGCTTTCCAATTGAACACAGTTATTTGCCCAGAAATTTGATCCAAAACTGTTACGAATCATTGTTCAAGACTATTTTACCTTTGTGGAGATGGTGAGTCAAAATTTTAATTGCATATCACGTTACCAGTGCATGTACAGTACAAAAATAGTTGGATTTTATCCTTATCTACTGCTCTCTTTCACACGATTCACATAGTTTGACCCCCAATTCATCTCCTCATTTACTTTCTCCACTTCAATTTTAATAATGACAAAAGACGAAGTAAATGAGGAGATGAATCGAGATTTGGGGTTAAAATTATGGGAGTATTTGAATTGATAACTATGGTAAAGAATAATCGGTATCTTAACTATcgtccaaataaataatattttacttaaaataattaataaaattttcaattataaattttaatttttaactaaCTTATATGAGTATAATATGAAATTATATGACTTATTGTAACTTTTTAATAACAAAAGGATATATATGAATTTGGATTTTTCATAACAAATATTTATACTAGTGAACTTAAAAGCAGAGCTGGTAAAATATAGAATTGTGTATAGCTAATAAAATAATTTTCACAGTAAATATATATACTAATGAACTTATGTGAATCTTGTGAGAGTGATAGGGAATGATGGAGTCCAGCTACTTTTTAGCTGTGATTTCTAAATTTTGGCCTACTCCTTTCACAAAAGTGTATGATTATGAATAGTGGTTCGTGATACTTAGGGGAcaaatactttttttttgtttaaaaatatattatgaGTAATACGAATTACTCAAATGTTAAGACAGTAAGCTGCTCTGCAACAGCGCCTAGAATATTTCATTTTACTCGTTAGAGAGTTGTAGGGCAGGGAGTAGCTGTTCAGCATGTGGGAGATTGAAGTTTATATTCTCTGGTTCATGCTTTCCAGCCATGAATGTGGGCCCAGTACTATTTTATCGTAAAAATTCAGAGGCCCCTCTTCTGATATTAATAAATCAAGCTTGGACAACTTTATGTCAGAGGAAAGTGGAGGGAGTATGGTCTATTGGTTGAATGTTTTACCAAAATTGCTCATTTTTTAAGGCCAgtttcaattaaaaaaaaatacatgtCTGATATTTGGTTAATAAATGTTTTTATATTTGGTAGTAAAAATTTATTGTGCACGGTTATTATTTAAACAATTTGTTATGGTATAAAAGGACTTATTAGTGTTACACTGTCTAATTAGTTGTGCATGCCAAATATAGAGGAATTTTTAGGTATTGTGCGTATATTTGCacatatgctaagttttctaagaGCTTTTACCCATCCATGTCAAATATATCCACTAATCTCTACAAAATTACCTATAAATAGTTTTTAACTCTGTTAATGCATAAAATTTAAGGTCTAAATTATTATACTGTCTCTCTTCCCACATCGGACGGAGCCAGTCGAGGGTAACTTTTATTCAAACTCTATATTTGTTCAAATCTAATAATTTATAAGGATTATAATTCAAAACACATAAAAGTTTAAATTCTAACTCCGCGGTTGCACCTGCATTTCCTCAATTACTAAAGGTGATAACGTACTGATAGGTCTCAAGTCCTCCATTTTAGTTATCTGCCTAACTTTTCATGGATTGGTGTAACATTTTTCCTTTATATAACAGGGATAACAGTATGAGCATGTCATCCAAAGGGGGCATTACCGGAGGCGGCGGCGGTCATGCCGAGTCCACTAGCGGCGATGTTGACATGTTCGGAATGATATTCAGCGGTACTGGTGCATCTTCTGCAGGATCATCACCATCACCTACAACCACTCCGATCTTACTGTCCTTTTTAATTATTCTGACGTTGTACATAATCACCAAACAAGGTGGTCAATTATCTATACCATTATTTCTCTTGCTATAGCATTTTAGGACAGCATATTTGTTTTATTATTCAATTATTATGGAAGTGAAAGTTTTCATTTCACTTGATTAGTCATATTCATAGGAGCCCCACATTTTGTACATTGATTGGTTGGTAGGAATATTAGAGAGGCATCATATAGGCTGTTATTTATGGAATGAGGGCTTATTGATTCTCCATCGATTTTGCTGATCCTCTAGTTTTTAATTCCTCTTGTTTTCTTGATAGGAACAAATAATAAAGCAGCTAGTAAGAAATCATAAAATGACATTCTATCAGTAAATTTAATATTAGTTAGATTGTCACTCAATTTAGGCTTTTAATCTCACTCTGGTTATCAAGTTTTTAACTGCTTCAAATTCGTATGTTCATCGACAAATTTGTAAGCGTTATGGCTAAACGAACGAATAGTTGGCATCACACTCAGTAGAACATGTATTCCGAGACGAATTGCATGCTTTGCTTTCTTACAATATGGAGACGCATTGGACCAAGACTTTTATTTAACTGATCACAAGGACAATCTTGTTGTGAGAGAGTATGATTGGAGCAATAAGTGGAAATGGCATACAGGGGACCATAATGCGTTCCAATAGAGGAAGGCTCCCTCTTCTACAAAAGCATAAAAACAAAACCAAAAGACACTAAAGACGTCCAATCTGTTTCACTAGGAATAAACATAACGCTGCGACGTTCCTACTAATTTACTCTACTCGTCAGTATTCATGCATAGTCCTACTAGCTGCTTCCAAACAAGACGGCATACAGTTACCCTACTGTACTCCATACCACCAAACTGCGGCAGAGATCAACTAAAAGTCAACATCTTCCACATAGATGGCACTTCAGTAACGGTCAAAGGAAGGTGGGCGTCCTCCCCTTTGAGGGCGGTCATATGGTCCCGCTCTATCTCTGTAGCTTCTTCCTTCTCGGGCTGGCCCTCCAGCTTCATATCTGTCACCCACACCTCTCGGGCCTACATCCCTATCAAAATCTCTCTCTTTGCCATAACCATTCTGAGGGTAGCGGTCAGAACCCCCATACCTGTTGCCCAAGCGATCACCACCAGGAGGGTACCTAGATATCAAAAGGAAGTCATATTTGGTGAGACAACTAATACCACTTCACACTTAACACTAAACAAGAAAAGAAGAATAGGGGGAAAAGAAGATTAAAAAGCAGCACCACCTCAAACAATTAAAAAGCAGCACCACAGTGATGCCACTGCATTATTGTCAGTTTTTATAAAGTACCTGCCACTAGTGTATCGATCACGGTTCCCGTATCTGCTGTCATAGCGCTCCCTATCTGCATAGTTCCCTCTATCATACCGGTCATCCATGTACCTATCACGGTCACTTCCAAACCTATCCCCACGTCCACCACCGCCGTACCTAGAACGAGGGGGTGTTAGTGGTCGAGCACCACGGCCACCTCCTTCTAATGGACAGTCTCTGGCCCAATGGCCAGGGCGACCACAGCTGAAGCAAGTATCTTGCCCAACTGACCTATTACCCCCACCATAGCTTGCCCTGCCACCTGATAAGTAACCTCCACCATAGCCATGGTCAGGATCCTCACTTCCCATCTTTGGTTGGGCCTTGTTCACTGTGATTGCCCTATCACCAAACTCTGCACCATCCATTTCTCTTATCGCGTCCTCCATTGCCCGGCGGTCTGCATATGTTAAGAACCCAAATCCACGAGGGCGACCAGTGTCTCTGTCCAGCATAACCTACAGGACAAAAAGTTCAGAAACTAATGCCAGAAAACACACATCAAATAGAAGAGCTTAGTTCTTCGAACCCCATGATAATATATAAGTGTGAAATAGTCAAACTGATGATGAGCATTATATATCAGGATATTATCCTTTACTCTTTTCACCAAATATCTGGAGCATCAAATGGTAAAACTAAATATCTGTAAGACTAAAAATGTTTTGGCTCCTTTCTTTATACTATTAGAAACTGTTCAACTAGCTTGGGTTGAGGCATAGCGTAATAAATTGTTGGATCAATACATGTATAATGGAAGCTATCTCAATCAGCAAAACAAGAGCTTTCTTTCAGAACGTTACCGAGGAAAACAAATTTGCTCAAACCCAGCCAATTTAAACACGGGGACTCAATCTATCACAATGGACCGTCACCAAAATTCAGAAAAAAAAAAGTCAGTATCATAACCTTATTGCTCTCTGTCCATATCCGCAAAAATGATGACCTATCCTACACACATATACCAAGACATGATTGGACCCAAGATACAATCAAAGAAGTCAAAATAGAATCCTTCACGCTTTAAGTCAGAGATTGTTATCTAAGTCAATAAATAGGCATGAAACATCAAGTGTAACACAACTTTCAAAGGCTTTAGAATGATTCACGTTGGGCCCCTCATAATTGGTATACAAGATTAATCTTGGGACCAAAAGGAAAAGGAAGGGACATTTCTATCGTATTGCTTCCATCATTTTCAAGGTTTTTTGCTCAAGTACCTTTCCTTTCTGCCATGCCTCAACCTTCATTTACTGATATGAAGGCGTTGACAAATTTCACGGTTTTGTTTACATGAAAGGAAAATATTGACTTCCCGGGAAAGTTATTCAGATTTTAGCATTGTTACAAAATCCTCAATCATCCTTAAATTATGGcttttaatttgtgttttgtAAAGCAACTGATAGCTATATTTTTGGTGCAGTATAAGTGCTGCATATTATTCGGATCAGGCATTGAGATTCCTGTACTCCTTGCATATTTAAAAGACAGAAAGTCATTGATACTTTTGTACTTGGAAAGTACCTTCTTAGGGCTGAACTTTTTAGTTCTTTCAAAAGGTTTTTGAGGCTGAAAAATCAAACTTTAGCATTCAACTTCAGAattctttgttttttttctttttttttaaaatggaaaTCTTTGTTAACTTAATTCATGATAGAGACTTCAGTTCTCAAGTCAAATTCCAATTTTATAACTGTGCATGCAGGAATGATACAAATGGTAGACAATGAAAATAAAGTTGGTAAAACCGACTGGTACACGTTTTCTTAATCACATTACTAAAATGAGAATGGAGGATCGCGAAGAATCATATTTAGAGCAAGGTCTAGGaatataaaagtaattaaggATGATAATACATTTAAGACAGCAAAGGAGTCTTACTTGGGCGGCGGAATCTGCAGTCCTGCAGATTTCATTCATCTGACCCCATTAGGTTGACTCAGACCAAATGTACCCAATGAAGTCGATGCCAATAACAGCAAAACATAAAACAACAAATATGAAGGCATTCTAACGTCTCGGATAAATTCTTGACAATGCCAATTGATCCGATTTAAGGCCATATACTTTACCTCACTTATTTCAACCAACTAACAAGTGCCAAGCAAATATATGGCAGAAGTACATCTAAGCCATAGGTGATTGACCGTACTGAGAAAGCTCAGCTGCAAGATACCTTTTTGAGGAGCTCTCCATGTTAGATTTCCCAAAAACATATgcttttatttcagttattatgcAAGACACTGATCTTCATTCAGCTAACTTTTCCAGCAACAATTCAACTAATCTAAATTAAGAACATCCATCAACTAGTGACATTTCAACTTCCCCCTCTTTAGCTGTTGGCTAGAAAGCCGTCAAAGAAGATGAAGCTGATCTTCAAAATCTTAATCCAGCTTCAGCATATAAAATGCATTTCAAAGCGAATGGACAACTAAGATGCCAAAAAACTAATCCAAAGCAACATATCATTGACCATAAAAATTTGAAAAGTAAAACACTTCATTGTTTTCACTAGGTTGATTAAAGAACTACTTCTCTTCAGACTTTAAGAGTATGTCATCTTCTGATGCTCCAAAGTGTGAACGAACTAAAAACACTGAAGCAACAATCCAACCTTCAAATACACAGAAGGTAGCTAGATCTTATGTCTTTCAAAAGGTCAAGAATCGAGTTCCCTCTTGATTGTCGAACATATACTTATATAGTGAAGCAGGGTGGTTTGATAAGTGCCGCTACAACTTCAAAGCTTTGTTCCCTGACTTTTCTTCAAAACAAACTCAAAAGAACGCGCAGACTACGAGCACCACAAACATAAGGAGGTGAAACGGACAACAACGTAGAAAGCTAAAGGTCGCAATATCCTCATAGCATCAAAAGCAGAAGCACGGAAGTTGTTATGTTTCTCTTGTGAACTTCGTGCACCAAGATCTTATGCAGCTTACAGTCCAAAGAAATTATCGACAGGACAAATCACAAACTAGCAAAGAAATAGCAGATTTGAAAAATCAGCTAAAAAAGAAAATGATACTTTCTCATGTTCCTTCCAAAGCACTTAGAATTCGTGTCTAACATCTGGTCCCTCGAACTAGGGAATATGACACCAACTTCTAGTAAAAAGAGCAGACAACAATTTCCAATCACATTCATCTTGCAGGACGCCAAAACCAAGAGGTGCCATTCTTGGAAGCTGTCTGCCAACTCAACTTGAAGACATGTTTGAACTGGACACAAAGCGTAGTTTATGCATTTGAAATTCATCTATTGATGGACTTTATTCCCACTTATAGCAGAAAAAAGCATGACTCTTTCCACTGCTACGCATGATCGAAGCAACTTGCATCTAAAGCTAATTCTACCCTCTATTCCCACATTTGATGCATCTCGCAAAGTAAAGAAGTTTACTGAACGTTAATGTCAGTTGACTGCTATGCATCTAACTCTGAATGAAGAAAATTGTCTTCAATCCAAGGCCAACATGCAGATGACGCAATCAAGTCCAGAAAGagaaaggatttttattcaaacagTTCATACATGGACCCAGAGCACAATTTCTGAATCGGCTGCAATCCGCGGACAAGTTATTTCTGAAATTGAATCTGATCTTCATCCAAACTACTCTCAAATGTTTCTATAAAGCAAACCACTCTCAAATCTTAAATGCAATTAAAGGTCAACTGCCTTTTGTGAATAGTCTAGCGAGTGAATAAAAAACAAGCTGCTGAACAAATTCTAGTATCTCAAATGGTGCAGTCCCACAAACTTTGCACATCCCGATGAACTAACGACTTCCTCATACTAATCCATTTAAGGTAATTCGATTCTATAAGCAGCCAGATCCACAGCAAATTGAGGAAAGTTATTAATAGGTAATCAAAGTGAGAAAAATACAGAACATAAAAAGACATAGTCCTCAACTTCAAGCAATCTAGGGGATTTCAAAAACCAAAGATTGTCCCAGCCA
Encoded proteins:
- the LOC104117716 gene encoding glycine-rich RNA-binding protein RZ1C-like isoform X2, encoding MNEICRTADSAAQVMLDRDTGRPRGFGFLTYADRRAMEDAIREMDGAEFGDRAITVNKAQPKMGSEDPDHGYGGGYLSGGRASYGGGNRSVGQDTCFSCGRPGHWARDCPLEGGGRGARPLTPPRSRYGGGGRGDRFGSDRDRYMDDRYDRGNYADRERYDSRYGNRDRYTSGRYPPGGDRLGNRYGGSDRYPQNGYGKERDFDRDVGPRGVGDRYEAGGPAREGRSYRDRAGPYDRPQRGGRPPSFDRY
- the LOC104117716 gene encoding glycine-rich RNA-binding protein RZ1C-like isoform X1, with amino-acid sequence MSGKVGDYRIFVGGLSSDITERQLEDAFSPFGKIVDCQVMLDRDTGRPRGFGFLTYADRRAMEDAIREMDGAEFGDRAITVNKAQPKMGSEDPDHGYGGGYLSGGRASYGGGNRSVGQDTCFSCGRPGHWARDCPLEGGGRGARPLTPPRSRYGGGGRGDRFGSDRDRYMDDRYDRGNYADRERYDSRYGNRDRYTSGRYPPGGDRLGNRYGGSDRYPQNGYGKERDFDRDVGPRGVGDRYEAGGPAREGRSYRDRAGPYDRPQRGGRPPSFDRY